In bacterium, a genomic segment contains:
- the pstC gene encoding phosphate ABC transporter permease subunit PstC, whose amino-acid sequence MPDNSSNKKHSFSATAGKKRTEKLVKIFLFVCAFVSILTTVGIVWVLFSESLPFFGKVSLKEFFLGTQWYPLFEPKRYGILPLIGGTLMIAVGAAIVALPIGTGSAIYLSEYASARQRSILKPFLEILAGIPTVVYGYFALTVITPFIQKIFPSTNIFNAASGAIVVGIMIIPMIASLSDDAMRSVPDSLRNAAFALGGTKLDVSAKVVFPSALSGVVASYVLAISRAIGETMAVTLAAGATPKLTINPLESIQTMTAYIVQVSLGDTPAGSVSYQTVFAVGLTLFLMTFVMNILAQKFLHKFREQYD is encoded by the coding sequence GTGCCCGACAACAGCTCAAATAAAAAGCATTCATTTTCTGCAACTGCAGGAAAGAAAAGAACAGAAAAATTGGTTAAAATTTTTCTGTTTGTGTGCGCCTTTGTGTCTATTTTAACCACAGTTGGCATTGTTTGGGTTTTGTTCAGTGAAAGTTTGCCTTTTTTTGGTAAAGTCAGTTTAAAAGAATTTTTCTTGGGAACACAATGGTATCCATTATTTGAACCCAAACGTTATGGTATTTTGCCATTGATTGGGGGTACTTTGATGATTGCTGTTGGGGCGGCCATTGTAGCTTTGCCCATAGGAACGGGCAGTGCCATATATTTAAGTGAATATGCCAGCGCCAGACAAAGATCCATCCTCAAACCGTTTTTAGAAATTTTAGCTGGGATACCCACGGTGGTGTATGGTTATTTTGCCTTAACCGTGATTACTCCTTTTATCCAAAAAATATTTCCCAGCACCAATATTTTTAATGCTGCCAGTGGCGCCATAGTGGTTGGAATTATGATTATACCCATGATTGCTTCTTTATCCGATGATGCCATGCGCTCAGTGCCAGATAGTTTACGAAACGCAGCCTTTGCATTGGGAGGAACAAAGTTGGATGTATCGGCTAAAGTTGTATTTCCTTCAGCCTTATCTGGGGTGGTGGCTTCTTATGTATTGGCTATTTCTAGAGCTATTGGTGAAACCATGGCCGTAACTCTGGCAGCAGGAGCGACACCAAAGTTGACCATCAATCCTCTAGAAAGTATTCAAACCATGACAGCATATATTGTGCAGGTCAGTTTGGGAGATACGCCGGCAGGCAGTGTTTCCTATCAGACTGTTTTTGCGGTTGGTCTAACCCTATTTTTAATGACCTTTGTTATGAATATTTTGGCTCAGAAATTTTTGCATAAGTTTAGGGAGCAGTACGACTGA
- the pstA gene encoding phosphate ABC transporter permease PstA: MAKSKRQAMQFSKSMASRQLQGKVFQYVCLGCVCVGIVLLAILLFSVAMQGWSYISTDFFTNFPSRFAKKAGIKSALYGSLWLIVLTSLISVPVGVASSIYLEEFAKKNKFTDFIRLNIANLAGVPSIVYGMLGLVIFVRWFGLQRSVISGALTMSLLILPTIIIASSEALKAVPNSIRYAALALGSTRWQMVRDHILPASIPGIMTGTILGLSRAVGETAPLIMIGALTYVAFVPKSIHDPFSVLPIQIFNWASRPQMEFHYLAAAGIIVLLVFLLTMNALAIWIRHKFEKRK, translated from the coding sequence ATGGCTAAAAGTAAACGACAAGCCATGCAGTTTTCTAAAAGTATGGCATCACGACAATTGCAGGGAAAAGTGTTTCAGTATGTTTGTTTGGGCTGTGTTTGTGTTGGGATTGTTTTGTTGGCTATTCTTTTGTTTAGCGTTGCCATGCAAGGCTGGTCTTATATCAGCACTGACTTTTTCACAAACTTTCCATCTCGCTTTGCAAAAAAGGCGGGCATTAAATCAGCACTGTATGGCAGTTTATGGTTGATTGTTTTAACCAGCTTAATTTCTGTACCTGTGGGTGTGGCATCCAGTATTTATTTGGAAGAGTTTGCTAAAAAAAATAAATTTACAGATTTTATTCGTCTTAATATTGCCAATTTGGCCGGGGTCCCCTCTATTGTTTATGGTATGTTGGGCTTGGTTATTTTTGTCCGTTGGTTTGGCTTGCAAAGAAGCGTAATTTCTGGAGCGCTTACCATGTCCTTGCTTATTTTACCCACCATTATCATTGCCTCGTCTGAAGCCTTAAAAGCTGTTCCCAATTCCATACGTTACGCTGCCTTGGCACTGGGTTCTACCCGTTGGCAAATGGTCCGAGATCATATTTTACCGGCCAGTATACCAGGAATTATGACAGGAACTATTTTGGGTTTATCTAGAGCCGTGGGCGAAACAGCGCCTTTGATCATGATTGGTGCCTTAACTTACGTTGCCTTTGTTCCTAAGAGTATCCATGACCCGTTTTCAGTGTTACCCATTCAAATTTTTAACTGGGCCTCTCGACCACAAATGGAGTTTCATTATCTTGCCGCAGCAGGAATCATTGTGTTATTGGTATTTTTATTAACCATGAATGCTTTAGCCATATGGATCAGGCATAAATTTGAAAAACGTAAGTAG
- the pstB gene encoding phosphate ABC transporter ATP-binding protein PstB — protein sequence MEDNKKQHIIKIKDLSIYYGDFKAVNQIDLGIDEHSVTAIIGPSGCGKSTLLRSLNRMNDFISSVRCEGDVQFQEESIFSNTVDVVDLRRKIGMVFQKPNPFPKSIYKNVAWGPSVNGYKGNLDQCVERALKRAALWDEVKDKLDQDGLSLSGGQQQRLCIARALAMEPEVILMDEPCSALDPISTSRVEDLLIELKQDYTIVIVTHSMQQAARVSDKTAFMYQGDLVEYGETKKIFTRPDKKQTEDYVTGKFG from the coding sequence ATGGAAGATAACAAAAAACAACATATTATTAAAATCAAAGACCTTTCCATCTATTATGGCGACTTTAAAGCCGTCAATCAAATTGACTTGGGGATTGATGAGCATAGTGTCACCGCTATTATTGGTCCCAGTGGCTGTGGAAAAAGTACCTTGTTGCGCTCCTTGAATCGTATGAATGACTTTATTTCATCGGTGCGTTGTGAGGGAGATGTTCAATTTCAAGAGGAGTCTATTTTTTCAAATACGGTAGACGTGGTTGATTTGAGAAGAAAAATAGGGATGGTCTTTCAAAAACCCAATCCCTTTCCAAAATCCATTTATAAAAATGTTGCTTGGGGACCTTCAGTCAACGGTTACAAAGGTAATTTAGATCAATGTGTTGAAAGAGCGTTAAAACGAGCAGCCCTGTGGGATGAGGTTAAAGACAAGCTGGATCAAGATGGCTTGTCATTGTCTGGTGGTCAGCAACAACGTTTGTGTATTGCAAGAGCTTTAGCCATGGAGCCGGAAGTTATTTTAATGGATGAACCTTGTTCAGCGTTGGATCCCATTTCTACCAGTCGGGTTGAAGATTTGTTGATAGAATTAAAGCAAGACTATACCATTGTTATCGTGACCCACAGCATGCAACAGGCAGCTCGGGTATCGGATAAAACAGCCTTTATGTATCAGGGGGACTTGGTAGAGTATGGAGAAACCAAAAAAATCTTTACCCGTCCTGATAAAAAACAAACAGAAGATTATGTGACAGGAAAGTTTGGGTAG
- the phoU gene encoding phosphate signaling complex protein PhoU translates to MQRHLHRELDNIKKDLLFVGSLVKDSVEKAIVAFNESNTELADEVIAQDKKIDAREVEIEEECLKLLALHQPVAEDLRFITAVMKINNALESMGDSATSISRRCLHYAKRAPIAIPDELSQMSEKTVNMIEQTLKAFFQKDDVLAKEVIKLDDDVDDLQADILSKLKNIMKNDANHISVALDVFTITRRLEGIADLATNICEDIIYMVKGEIVRHQRKEIESE, encoded by the coding sequence ATGCAAAGACATTTACACAGAGAATTAGACAACATTAAAAAAGACCTTTTATTTGTAGGGTCTTTGGTTAAAGACAGCGTTGAAAAAGCCATTGTTGCTTTTAATGAAAGCAACACCGAGCTTGCTGATGAAGTCATTGCCCAAGATAAAAAAATTGACGCACGAGAAGTAGAAATAGAAGAAGAGTGCTTAAAGCTTTTAGCCTTACACCAGCCAGTAGCTGAAGATTTGCGTTTTATTACAGCAGTGATGAAAATTAACAATGCGCTTGAAAGTATGGGTGATAGCGCAACCAGTATTTCCAGACGATGTTTGCATTATGCTAAGCGTGCACCAATTGCCATTCCAGATGAATTGAGTCAAATGTCAGAGAAGACAGTCAACATGATTGAACAAACCCTAAAGGCGTTCTTTCAAAAAGACGATGTTTTGGCTAAAGAAGTTATTAAATTAGATGATGATGTCGATGACTTGCAAGCAGATATTTTGTCCAAGCTTAAAAATATCATGAAAAATGATGCCAATCATATTTCTGTGGCTCTAGATGTCTTTACCATCACGAGACGTTTAGAAGGTATTGCTGACTTAGCAACCAACATTTGTGAGGATATCATTTACATGGTCAAAGGTGAGATTGTTAGACATCAGCGCAAAGAGATTGAGTCTGAGTAA
- a CDS encoding NAD(P)H-dependent oxidoreductase: MANVLVIKASLNPNSKSARFADIAVDSLKELNGQHHFELLDLKQVNLPLCDGGQCFTAPELADYQELLKKMDGVFIAAPIYNYDVNAALKNFIELTGQAWKEKVLAMAFHAGGERSYMSAMSFMNSMMLDFRCLIVPNFVYASDYFIQSEEGQKQIEIRMQSIMKKFVSLCEWKQSFEKQ; the protein is encoded by the coding sequence ATGGCCAATGTTCTAGTTATCAAAGCAAGTTTAAACCCCAACAGTAAAAGTGCACGTTTTGCAGATATTGCCGTGGATAGTTTAAAGGAATTAAACGGTCAGCATCACTTTGAACTTTTGGATTTAAAGCAAGTTAATTTACCCTTATGTGATGGAGGACAATGTTTTACGGCTCCAGAATTAGCAGACTATCAGGAACTTCTTAAAAAAATGGATGGTGTGTTTATTGCGGCCCCCATTTATAATTACGATGTCAATGCAGCATTGAAAAACTTTATTGAACTGACCGGTCAAGCCTGGAAAGAAAAAGTTTTAGCCATGGCTTTTCATGCTGGCGGTGAGCGTAGCTACATGTCTGCCATGTCATTTATGAACAGCATGATGTTGGATTTTCGCTGCTTGATCGTTCCCAATTTTGTTTATGCTTCAGATTACTTTATTCAAAGTGAAGAAGGTCAAAAACAAATAGAGATACGTATGCAAAGTATTATGAAGAAATTTGTCAGTTTGTGTGAGTGGAAGCAGAGTTTTGAAAAACAATAG
- a CDS encoding Hsp20/alpha crystallin family protein: protein MSIQKYNRDFFNLPSHFDGFFDNFFSPSSFRGLEKNFSDFLSPSSSISEQDKSYTIHMDLPGVKKEDINIEMKDGTLMISGERKEQTKGNTVMNEVRYGKFQRSFKLPHLSDSNKVNAEFKDGQLNIVIEKAEKEHSKVIPIS from the coding sequence ATGAGCATACAAAAATATAACCGAGATTTTTTTAACTTGCCTTCACATTTTGATGGCTTTTTTGACAACTTTTTTTCACCCTCTAGCTTTAGAGGTCTAGAAAAAAACTTTTCAGATTTTTTGAGTCCTAGCAGCTCTATTTCTGAACAGGATAAATCCTATACCATTCATATGGATTTACCGGGTGTAAAAAAAGAGGATATTAATATTGAAATGAAAGACGGCACCTTGATGATCAGTGGTGAACGCAAAGAACAAACCAAAGGCAATACCGTGATGAATGAAGTACGCTATGGAAAATTTCAGCGCAGCTTCAAACTACCTCACCTTAGTGATAGCAACAAAGTGAATGCTGAATTTAAAGACGGACAACTGAACATTGTTATTGAAAAGGCAGAAAAAGAACATAGTAAGGTCATACCCATCAGCTAA
- a CDS encoding lysophospholipid acyltransferase family protein encodes MLTQLVKKILAYDQIEATYLKHEHALSAKELLEKVLSDWKITVKEDHSSKSALTNLNKVLIVANHPFGGVEGMILTRQFLQKNTPIKVLVNPILKVFKPLRENFLFVEPYDDAESKKLNIQATKQAIGWLKKGKVLAMFPAGEVSSYQARKNCIVDPVWSKSCAAFVEKTQCSVLPVFFHGNNSRWFQILGLLHPKIRTLLLGRELVNKQKQCIHMSYGNIVHFSKLPKHLSRNELSDYFRFLTYSIAKQGEKIKTNSKQQNIEISHAAAALQNNINALPEAALLLRSKNFSVYVAEHKQIPMLMHEIAIQRERSFRNVGEGTGKAIDTDAFDQYYKHLFVWDEDAKKVVGAYRIALSDEIKQKNQKFYSQTLFGFDERFIEEIEPAIEMGRSFVSLEYQKSFTPLFLLWKGIGQFVVRNPKYTKLFGPVSISGEFSSLTKTVIKEYLLRHYGAGKLKKHVRVKVPFNGENLYDYTAESMAKFFNSLADISNYIDYQEKEFAGIPVLIKHYIKLGAKFIDFNVDPEFNNALDALILVDLKQTEEKSLKNYMGEEGYEIFRKHQDLNKNQS; translated from the coding sequence ATGCTAACGCAGCTAGTAAAAAAAATTTTAGCCTATGATCAGATTGAGGCAACTTACTTAAAACATGAACATGCATTAAGTGCTAAAGAATTGTTAGAAAAAGTTTTATCTGATTGGAAAATCACTGTCAAAGAAGATCACAGCTCAAAAAGCGCATTGACCAATCTCAATAAAGTTTTAATTGTTGCCAATCATCCATTTGGTGGGGTAGAGGGTATGATTTTAACCCGCCAGTTTCTACAAAAAAATACCCCTATAAAAGTTCTGGTCAATCCTATTTTAAAAGTATTTAAACCCCTAAGAGAAAACTTTTTATTTGTTGAACCCTATGATGATGCTGAATCAAAAAAGCTTAACATTCAAGCCACCAAACAAGCCATAGGTTGGTTGAAAAAAGGCAAAGTTTTAGCCATGTTTCCTGCAGGAGAAGTTTCAAGCTATCAAGCTAGAAAAAATTGTATTGTTGATCCGGTATGGAGTAAAAGCTGCGCAGCTTTTGTTGAAAAAACCCAATGTTCAGTTTTGCCTGTTTTTTTTCATGGGAACAACAGCCGATGGTTTCAAATTTTAGGCCTTTTACATCCAAAAATCAGAACGCTTCTTTTGGGAAGAGAGTTGGTGAACAAACAAAAGCAATGCATTCACATGAGCTATGGTAATATTGTACATTTTAGCAAACTGCCAAAGCATTTGAGTAGAAATGAATTGTCAGATTATTTTAGGTTTCTTACTTACAGCATTGCCAAGCAAGGTGAAAAAATAAAGACCAATTCCAAGCAACAAAATATAGAGATTTCTCATGCGGCGGCAGCTCTACAAAACAATATCAATGCCTTACCAGAGGCAGCCCTGCTATTAAGATCAAAGAACTTTTCGGTTTATGTGGCAGAGCATAAACAGATACCCATGCTTATGCATGAAATTGCCATACAAAGAGAGCGTTCGTTTAGAAATGTTGGTGAGGGAACCGGTAAAGCTATTGATACGGATGCTTTTGACCAATACTACAAACACCTTTTTGTTTGGGATGAGGACGCAAAAAAAGTTGTTGGCGCCTATAGAATTGCTTTAAGTGATGAAATTAAACAAAAAAATCAGAAGTTTTATTCACAAACTTTATTTGGTTTTGATGAACGTTTTATCGAAGAGATAGAACCAGCAATTGAAATGGGACGATCATTCGTAAGTTTAGAGTATCAAAAAAGTTTTACACCATTGTTTCTCTTGTGGAAGGGGATAGGTCAGTTTGTAGTTAGAAACCCAAAATATACCAAGCTTTTTGGGCCAGTGAGTATTAGTGGGGAATTTTCTTCACTCACTAAAACAGTGATTAAAGAGTATCTTTTACGGCACTATGGAGCGGGTAAATTAAAAAAGCATGTTCGTGTCAAAGTTCCTTTTAATGGTGAAAATTTGTACGACTATACTGCAGAATCCATGGCAAAGTTTTTTAACAGTTTAGCAGACATTTCTAATTATATTGATTATCAAGAAAAAGAATTTGCAGGCATACCTGTACTGATAAAACATTACATTAAATTGGGTGCTAAGTTTATAGATTTTAATGTTGATCCTGAGTTTAATAATGCTTTGGATGCTTTGATTTTAGTTGATTTAAAGCAAACAGAAGAAAAAAGCTTAAAAAACTATATGGGTGAAGAGGGCTATGAAATTTTTAGAAAGCACCAAGATTTAAATAAAAATCAGAGCTAA
- the acpS gene encoding holo-ACP synthase: protein MSKFHIHRECDINFGLSIIGIGIDIENIERFKTHVEQGHQSFFERLFSNAEIEYCMTKKCPEQHFAARFCAKEAFVKASFGQEKFKITDVQVLKKEGKPYIEMWQKKSKGKALHQFFQSHTVLLSLSHTQAYACAQVIIQKNKHEQG from the coding sequence TTGAGCAAATTTCACATTCATAGGGAATGTGATATAAACTTTGGCTTGAGCATTATTGGAATAGGCATTGATATTGAAAATATTGAGCGGTTTAAGACTCATGTTGAACAAGGTCATCAAAGTTTTTTTGAGCGTTTGTTTTCAAATGCTGAGATTGAATATTGTATGACAAAAAAATGTCCTGAGCAGCATTTTGCAGCAAGATTTTGCGCCAAGGAAGCTTTTGTTAAAGCCAGTTTTGGTCAGGAGAAATTTAAAATTACGGATGTTCAAGTACTTAAAAAAGAGGGCAAACCTTATATTGAAATGTGGCAAAAAAAATCCAAAGGTAAAGCCTTGCATCAGTTTTTTCAATCCCACACAGTGTTGCTTTCATTAAGTCACACCCAAGCGTATGCTTGTGCCCAGGTTATAATACAAAAAAATAAACATGAACAAGGATAA
- a CDS encoding YicC family protein, whose translation MPNSMTGFGKASIRVKNYEYTCEIRSVNSRYRDVKCTCPKDMVALEHKVEKMIQNYFSRGKFSVVLQRNSLSRQKKISFEEKSIIAHWKTLDGIRKKMGLKEPLNMEALIHIDRGIFVNKKPLKKDIYQIEKNYLKVMQKGLDNLKESRKREGKGIEKVMLKLQNNVNKYVKKIEQEFKRFQKGLSKKIKVKLAQLPKDYVQDNKKYESDLVSLKDKTDITEELDRLSIHLKRLRVLLTTQGVVGREMDFLMQEINREINTIGSKSSEVKISNQVIMLKTDMEKLREQAQNLE comes from the coding sequence ATGCCCAACAGTATGACAGGATTTGGTAAGGCCAGCATAAGAGTCAAAAATTATGAATACACATGCGAAATAAGATCTGTCAATAGTCGCTACCGAGATGTAAAATGTACATGTCCTAAAGATATGGTAGCGCTTGAACATAAAGTAGAAAAAATGATTCAGAACTATTTTTCAAGGGGAAAGTTTAGTGTTGTGTTGCAAAGAAACAGTTTATCAAGACAGAAAAAAATCAGTTTTGAAGAAAAAAGTATCATTGCGCATTGGAAAACCTTAGATGGGATAAGAAAAAAAATGGGTCTAAAAGAACCTTTAAACATGGAAGCTTTGATTCATATTGATCGAGGTATTTTTGTTAATAAAAAACCTCTAAAAAAAGATATTTATCAAATAGAAAAAAATTACTTAAAAGTCATGCAAAAAGGGCTAGATAACCTTAAAGAATCTCGTAAAAGAGAGGGTAAAGGTATAGAAAAAGTCATGCTTAAGCTGCAAAACAATGTAAACAAGTATGTTAAAAAAATTGAACAAGAGTTTAAGCGTTTTCAAAAAGGCTTAAGCAAAAAAATAAAAGTTAAACTGGCACAGTTACCTAAAGATTATGTCCAGGATAATAAAAAGTATGAAAGTGACCTGGTTTCACTTAAAGATAAAACCGATATCACAGAAGAATTGGATCGTTTGAGCATTCATTTAAAACGGTTAAGAGTTTTGTTAACTACACAAGGTGTTGTTGGGCGTGAGATGGATTTTTTAATGCAAGAAATTAATCGTGAAATCAATACCATTGGCTCTAAATCATCAGAGGTGAAAATCAGCAATCAAGTGATCATGTTAAAAACCGATATGGAAAAATTAAGGGAGCAAGCGCAAAACCTTGAGTAA
- the gmk gene encoding guanylate kinase has translation MSKNEKIAVISAASGAGKTTVVNRLLKQDQRFSRVITHTTREKRPGEKNAVDYHFVSKDEFEQMIAQDAFVEWAKVYDNYYGTSKQGIADIIAQGKHALLVIEWQGAKNIKKLYPNAQFILMLPPSMEELKSRISGRGGDVKDITQRIELATHEIKQMLWYDQVIINDDVDQCVKDLILALNDEGAFSMDQQKERIQSFI, from the coding sequence TTGAGTAAGAATGAAAAAATAGCAGTAATCTCAGCAGCATCCGGTGCCGGAAAAACTACCGTGGTGAATCGTTTGTTGAAGCAAGATCAACGGTTTTCTAGAGTAATTACCCACACAACCAGAGAAAAACGACCTGGTGAGAAAAACGCTGTAGATTATCACTTTGTTAGCAAGGATGAATTTGAGCAAATGATAGCTCAAGATGCTTTCGTTGAGTGGGCAAAAGTCTATGACAATTACTACGGGACTTCAAAGCAAGGGATAGCGGACATTATTGCCCAGGGAAAGCATGCCTTGCTGGTCATAGAGTGGCAAGGAGCCAAAAATATCAAAAAGCTTTATCCAAATGCCCAGTTTATTTTAATGTTGCCGCCCTCTATGGAAGAGTTAAAAAGCAGAATTTCTGGAAGAGGTGGGGATGTAAAGGATATTACTCAAAGAATTGAGTTGGCCACGCATGAAATTAAACAGATGTTATGGTACGATCAGGTTATCATCAATGATGATGTTGATCAGTGTGTAAAAGATTTGATCTTAGCTTTAAATGATGAGGGTGCTTTCTCAATGGATCAACAAAAAGAACGCATTCAAAGTTTTATATGA
- the rpoZ gene encoding DNA-directed RNA polymerase subunit omega, translating to MARISIEDCLDKLQNRFALVHLASERARQLARGSNRLIITKNKDIVTSLREIASGRIKTKKELDETVIESK from the coding sequence ATGGCAAGAATTTCAATTGAAGATTGTTTAGATAAATTACAAAATCGTTTTGCGTTGGTGCATTTAGCATCAGAGAGAGCCCGCCAATTGGCCAGAGGTTCAAACCGTTTGATTATCACTAAAAATAAAGATATAGTCACTTCTTTGCGTGAAATTGCCAGCGGTCGCATTAAGACCAAAAAAGAGCTCGACGAAACCGTCATTGAGAGCAAATAA
- a CDS encoding serine/threonine protein kinase has translation MGKKFGAYEVERKVAIGGMAEIYKAKDVSGQAVAIKKIHPSLASQEKFVQMFLDEVRIVIQLDHPNIVQLMDFGLVEGAYYFSMEWMDGKALSAVTNEQKRVNKLMPIDVALIMMMDICDGLFYAHSKEDRYKRPLNIIHRDMSPPNILVNLGGVFKITDFGIAQVRDKNLLTQPGIIRGKFSYMSPEQSLGKPLDHRSDQFSINIIFYELLTNHALFLRNSEIETLQAVRKCDIPPLKQFRNNVPAQLEAIIRRGLSLDRNKRFTNAYEMKQAIAKVYEENFPNSSRENVVNYFNQLFPDMHYTLSMHSIEEDSHYLRKARIAQAKVAKQKSFKFNPQPFTHPLSMTLLMSIGTVLLLELSLFLLSQL, from the coding sequence ATGGGTAAAAAGTTTGGCGCCTATGAGGTTGAGCGCAAAGTTGCCATTGGGGGCATGGCTGAGATTTATAAAGCCAAAGATGTTTCAGGCCAAGCTGTGGCCATTAAAAAAATTCACCCAAGTCTAGCCAGCCAAGAAAAATTTGTACAAATGTTTTTGGACGAAGTCCGTATTGTTATTCAATTGGATCATCCTAATATTGTGCAGTTGATGGATTTTGGTTTGGTAGAGGGAGCTTATTATTTTTCCATGGAATGGATGGATGGCAAAGCTCTATCGGCGGTGACCAATGAACAAAAAAGAGTTAATAAGCTGATGCCCATTGATGTGGCCCTGATCATGATGATGGATATTTGCGATGGTTTATTTTATGCCCACTCCAAAGAAGACCGATACAAGCGCCCCTTAAATATTATTCATAGAGATATGAGCCCGCCCAATATCTTGGTCAATTTAGGCGGAGTGTTCAAAATCACAGACTTTGGTATTGCGCAAGTTCGGGACAAAAATTTATTGACTCAACCTGGGATTATTAGAGGCAAGTTCAGCTACATGTCCCCTGAGCAATCTTTGGGTAAGCCTTTGGATCATCGTTCAGATCAATTCAGTATTAATATTATATTTTATGAACTGTTGACCAACCACGCCCTATTTCTGCGCAACAGTGAAATAGAAACCCTGCAAGCAGTTAGAAAATGCGATATTCCACCCTTAAAACAGTTTAGAAACAATGTTCCTGCCCAGTTAGAGGCTATCATTCGCAGAGGTTTAAGTCTGGATAGAAACAAACGTTTTACCAATGCCTATGAAATGAAACAGGCCATTGCCAAAGTATACGAAGAAAACTTCCCCAACAGCAGTCGAGAAAATGTGGTGAATTACTTTAATCAACTGTTTCCAGATATGCATTATACCTTGTCCATGCACTCAATAGAGGAAGATTCGCATTATTTACGTAAAGCACGAATTGCTCAAGCTAAAGTGGCCAAGCAGAAGTCTTTTAAATTTAATCCTCAACCCTTCACACATCCCTTGAGCATGACCTTGCTTATGAGTATAGGGACTGTTTTGTTGCTGGAGTTGAGTTTGTTTTTATTAAGTCAGCTGTAA
- a CDS encoding metal ABC transporter substrate-binding protein → MQRKISIDSVLTGVVFCLLCGAYFNTVQAKALNIITSTSTLEAIVKQITSKDQVTALVKGSQDAHYIQAKPSYIAKLRKADLLISIGLGLEDTWLNKIILSSRNVDLQSGKKGRLVAGQVVTPIEVPQGTVTRAMGDVHPEGNPHILLDPIRVLDVVKAIEKKLSQLNPENSTAYQKNVLRFEQNLDSKMKQWKTQLSSLKNKSVVTYHTTLNYFLQRFGLEHAASIEPKPGIPPTAKHIQSLMTQIQQKKLSCILMESFFDPTPAKTIAQKTKIRVVNVAPEYGGLKKQSSYFSWMDDVVGAALNCLQAQ, encoded by the coding sequence ATGCAAAGAAAAATAAGTATCGATAGTGTATTGACTGGGGTTGTGTTCTGCCTGCTTTGCGGCGCCTATTTTAATACAGTGCAAGCAAAAGCACTGAATATTATTACAAGCACCAGTACCCTAGAAGCTATTGTAAAACAAATAACAAGCAAAGACCAAGTGACCGCATTGGTTAAAGGTTCACAAGATGCGCATTATATTCAGGCAAAGCCATCCTACATTGCAAAATTAAGAAAAGCGGATCTTTTGATTTCCATAGGCTTGGGTTTGGAAGATACATGGTTGAACAAGATTATTTTAAGTTCGCGCAATGTAGATTTGCAGTCCGGTAAAAAAGGCCGTTTGGTGGCGGGTCAGGTGGTAACTCCTATTGAGGTTCCGCAAGGAACAGTGACTCGAGCCATGGGCGATGTTCACCCAGAAGGTAATCCGCATATTCTTCTTGATCCGATTCGTGTCCTTGATGTTGTAAAAGCTATTGAGAAAAAACTCAGTCAGCTTAACCCAGAAAACAGCACAGCGTATCAAAAAAATGTGCTGCGCTTTGAACAAAATCTAGATTCAAAGATGAAGCAATGGAAGACACAATTATCATCCCTAAAGAACAAATCTGTGGTCACTTATCATACAACCCTGAACTATTTTTTACAGCGCTTTGGTCTTGAGCATGCAGCCTCTATTGAACCCAAGCCCGGCATTCCGCCAACGGCAAAGCATATTCAAAGCTTAATGACTCAAATACAACAAAAAAAATTATCTTGCATATTAATGGAAAGCTTTTTTGATCCAACACCGGCCAAGACCATTGCTCAAAAAACCAAAATACGGGTGGTGAATGTTGCACCTGAATATGGTGGTTTAAAAAAACAAAGCAGCTACTTTAGCTGGATGGATGATGTGGTAGGCGCAGCCTTAAACTGTTTACAAGCTCAATGA